A section of the Brevinematales bacterium genome encodes:
- the murA gene encoding UDP-N-acetylglucosamine 1-carboxyvinyltransferase — protein sequence MDKYIVKGGRPLNGEVRISGSKNASLPILAGTILTGEEVILHNIPDLADIRMMLQLLDKLGKKTEWIAKNSVRITETDNTLIEAPYDIVRKMRASIAVMGPLLARRKQAKISFPGGCAIGPRPIDIHIRGMEELGTELVIQHGYIWAQAKELTGKRMNLTGTHGPSVLATENVMMAAALAKGRTYIEGAAEEPEVEALGIFLNKMGAKISGLGTPIIEIDGVESLHGVEFTVIPDRIEAGTFIAAAGITGGRVHLRDIDIHHLDYPIEKFSEAGMEFELLSETELIAKSGKIKPVQIETKPYPYFPTDMQAQIMAVVSLCEGISVIRENIFPDRFTHAAEMNRLGAEIQVDGMTAVIKGVDHLSGAAVMASDLRAGAGLVVSTLASRGQSEVLRIYHIDRGYEQFEQKLQALGADISREKQE from the coding sequence ATGGATAAGTATATTGTCAAAGGCGGCCGACCCTTAAACGGCGAAGTACGTATCAGCGGGTCGAAGAACGCGTCCCTGCCCATACTCGCGGGAACTATCCTGACCGGTGAGGAAGTTATCCTGCATAATATCCCCGATCTCGCGGATATCCGCATGATGCTCCAGCTCCTGGACAAGCTCGGCAAGAAAACCGAGTGGATAGCCAAGAACTCAGTGCGTATCACCGAGACCGATAATACCCTGATCGAGGCGCCCTACGATATCGTGCGTAAGATGCGCGCGTCGATCGCGGTGATGGGGCCGTTGCTCGCCCGCCGCAAGCAGGCAAAGATATCGTTCCCCGGCGGCTGCGCGATCGGCCCCCGCCCTATCGATATCCATATCCGCGGTATGGAGGAGCTCGGCACCGAGCTTGTTATCCAGCACGGGTATATCTGGGCGCAGGCGAAGGAGCTTACCGGTAAACGGATGAACCTCACGGGCACGCACGGCCCGAGCGTCCTCGCGACCGAGAATGTGATGATGGCGGCGGCGCTCGCGAAGGGCAGGACTTATATAGAAGGGGCGGCCGAGGAACCCGAGGTCGAAGCGCTCGGGATATTCCTCAACAAGATGGGCGCGAAGATCAGCGGATTGGGCACGCCGATTATCGAGATAGACGGGGTCGAGTCCCTCCACGGGGTCGAGTTCACGGTCATCCCCGACCGTATCGAGGCCGGCACGTTTATCGCCGCGGCGGGTATCACCGGCGGCAGGGTACACCTCAGGGATATCGACATCCACCACCTCGACTACCCGATCGAGAAATTCTCCGAGGCCGGGATGGAGTTCGAGCTCCTTTCCGAGACCGAATTGATCGCGAAGTCCGGCAAGATCAAACCGGTGCAGATCGAGACCAAGCCCTATCCGTACTTCCCGACCGATATGCAGGCGCAGATTATGGCGGTGGTGTCGCTCTGCGAGGGAATCAGCGTCATCAGGGAGAACATTTTCCCCGACCGTTTCACCCACGCCGCCGAAATGAACCGTCTCGGCGCGGAAATCCAGGTGGACGGGATGACCGCTGTCATCAAGGGAGTCGACCACCTGTCGGGCGCGGCGGTAATGGCTTCCGACCTTCGTGCGGGCGCTGGGCTGGTGGTATCGACGCTTGCGTCGCGCGGACAGAGCGAGGTGCTCCGTATCTACCATATCGACCGGGGTTACGAACAGTTCGAACAGAAACTGCAAGCCCTCGGCGCGGATATTTCCCGCGAGAAGCAGGAATAG
- a CDS encoding sulfite exporter TauE/SafE family protein: MLLITVFSLSLYQIISGGTMVLEIAGFIIIGLAGGVLSGLLGIGGAVLVIPALVFFYGFDQRLAQGTTLMMMIPPIGLLAALEYYNSGLVNLRAAIFMAIFFFIGGFIGAKFAVKIDPLILKRVFAVLLVIIAVRMWVK, encoded by the coding sequence ATTTTACTTATTACTGTTTTTTCTTTATCATTATACCAAATCATTTCCGGGGGAACTATGGTATTGGAAATAGCGGGGTTTATTATTATAGGGCTGGCGGGCGGAGTTCTCAGCGGACTGCTCGGTATCGGCGGCGCGGTTCTGGTTATCCCCGCGCTCGTGTTTTTCTATGGGTTCGACCAGCGTCTCGCCCAGGGAACCACCCTGATGATGATGATTCCCCCGATCGGGCTTCTCGCCGCGCTGGAATACTATAATTCGGGGCTCGTCAATCTGCGCGCCGCGATTTTTATGGCGATTTTCTTCTTTATCGGCGGGTTTATCGGCGCCAAGTTCGCGGTCAAGATCGATCCGCTTATCCTGAAACGGGTTTTCGCGGTACTCTTAGTCATTATCGCGGTGAGAATGTGGGTCAAGTAA